GGTATTTAAGCTGTTTTTTTCCGTTTCAAAGGTTAACGTTGGCCCATTCCTTTAAAGATAAGGCAGACCGTTTGGAAGACGTGAATGCAGGACTTTTTACCTATCCAATGCTAATGGCAGCCGATATATTACTGTACGATGCCGAAATTGTTCCCGTGGGGAAGGACCAAATGCAGCATATTGAAATAACCCGTGACGTGGCTTCACGTTTTCACGCACAGATGGGTGAGACCTTTGTGATGCCCGCTGGAAAAGTGCAAGAGGAAACAATGTATATTCCTGGAACAGACGGCACCAAAATGAGCAAGTCCAAAGGCAATATTATCAATATATTTCTGGATGATAAAAAACTGCGGAAGCAGATCATGGGCATTGAGACGGATAGTACACCACTGGAAGATCCTAAAAATCCTGATACTTGTAATGTATTTGCGCTTTATAAAATTTTGGGCACAAAAGAAGAAGTTGGCCAAATGCGAAAAAACTACGAGGCTGGAAACTATGGTTACGGCCACGCAAAGCAAGCCTTGTTTGAATTGATAACCGAAAAATTTTCGGAAGAACGAATTCGCTATAATTATTTTATGGAAAACCTTACTGAAATTGATGCCGCATTGGCAACTGGTGCTGAAAAAGCCCGAAAAGTTGCAGATGGGGTTTTAAAAAGGGTTCGGGATAAAGTAGGATATTAAACCAATTGAAACAATTTCCCAGGCAACGGGCGAACAACTCCTTTCAGTTCCATATTCATCAAAACGCTTGCAGTTTTATAAGCTGGAATTTTACATTCCAAAGCAATTATATCTAAAAGTTCTTTTTCCTTTTCCTTTAAATAACGGAAGACTACTTTTTCATCTTCGTCCAATTCTACAAAAAGTTGGGTCTGTTTGGGTTTTTGGACTTTCTCCAATTCCCAGCCCAACATATAAATTATATCTGCAGCACTGGTGAGCAATTGGGCCTTTTGTTGTTTTATCAAATTATTGCAACCCCGACTTTGGTTGTCTGTGGCTCTTCCGGGAACTGCAAAGACTTCACGGTTGTATGAATTTGCAATGTCTGCCGTTACCAAACTTCCCCCTCTTTCGGCAGATTCAATAACAATTGTTGCCTCGGAAAGCCCAGCGATGATTCGGTTGCGTTTTAAAAAATTGTTTCTATCAAAGGCATCACTGCTCCAAAACTCAGTAATCAATCCGCCATTGCTTTCAATTTCCTGAATATATTTTTTGTGGGTTTTTGGATATATTTGATTAAGTCCGTGAGCCAAACAGGCTATGGTTTGCAGTTTGTTGTCGATTGCTGCCTTGTGCGCACAGATGTCAACCCCGTAAGCTAAG
The Aequorivita iocasae genome window above contains:
- the trpS gene encoding tryptophan--tRNA ligase, producing MSRILTGIQSTGTPHLGNLLGAIVPAIEMANDPNNDSFLFIADMHSLTQIKNADTLRANTYSVAATWLAFGLDINRAVFYRQSDVPQTTELSWYLSCFFPFQRLTLAHSFKDKADRLEDVNAGLFTYPMLMAADILLYDAEIVPVGKDQMQHIEITRDVASRFHAQMGETFVMPAGKVQEETMYIPGTDGTKMSKSKGNIINIFLDDKKLRKQIMGIETDSTPLEDPKNPDTCNVFALYKILGTKEEVGQMRKNYEAGNYGYGHAKQALFELITEKFSEERIRYNYFMENLTEIDAALATGAEKARKVADGVLKRVRDKVGY
- the dprA gene encoding DNA-processing protein DprA; its protein translation is MLSKNELRYTLALQRIPNLGDISAKKLLRKMGAAEAIFKEKKSNLAKIDGIGLLRLKDINLNKQLEEADEELQFIEQNNIQFCYFKDKDYPEKLKHCLDGPILFFHSGNIDLAGKKIISIVGTRKITSYGNAFCENLIEEIAPLNPVIVSGLAYGVDICAHKAAIDNKLQTIACLAHGLNQIYPKTHKKYIQEIESNGGLITEFWSSDAFDRNNFLKRNRIIAGLSEATIVIESAERGGSLVTADIANSYNREVFAVPGRATDNQSRGCNNLIKQQKAQLLTSAADIIYMLGWELEKVQKPKQTQLFVELDEDEKVVFRYLKEKEKELLDIIALECKIPAYKTASVLMNMELKGVVRPLPGKLFQLV